The following proteins are co-located in the Pelecanus crispus isolate bPelCri1 chromosome 5, bPelCri1.pri, whole genome shotgun sequence genome:
- the QSOX1 gene encoding sulfhydryl oxidase 1, giving the protein MWRRRRRAQGGGGGGGRRWPAAVLVLALALPAARPDGLYSATDPLELLGTGAEGRLLGSPSAWAVEFFASWCGHCVHFAPTWRALAHDLREWRPAVMLAAIDCADEANQQVCADFGITGFPTLKFFRAFSKNAEDGIRITNPSATIEDLRHAIITNLEQSQDAWPPACPPLEPASAEEIRSYFQRNKDQYLALIFEKSDSFVGREVALDMLQYENVAVRRVLSSEEELVEKFGVTTFPSGYLLLRNGSFSRLPVHVEARSFYTYYLRTLSGVTRGSYKLNTTVGTSNETSASQPKRADRSKVYMADLESTLHYSLRVEAARPATLSGAQLAAFKCYVATLVKYFPGRPCVQTYLQSLDGWLRNWTEPELPRSTLKEATKNNRDASHPAVLPTNVTWVGCQGSESHFRGYPCGLWTIFHLLTVQAAQSGPDKELPLEVLSTMRCYVRHFFGCQECAQHFEAMAAKSMDQVAGREEAVLWLWSHHNEVNARLAGDETEDPQFPKLQWPPPDLCPQCHKEERGVHAWNEPAVLAFLKTHFSPANIYLDYAEADPIPMAREGTGARLGTEGLREEMEKEEEEDEKETEGEMRAPGRLGSPEPRRPSIVRLNPKLREVGEDIVDLDSFSEQHFKSQALRAAAGRRRWLSKRDTIALPREAGVGRERQQASGVLVREEEEEAGEGVRKRPWLRVLGLGFSRLDISLCIALYFLSSMCLLGMYTFFRLRTRARKGRPGFPMA; this is encoded by the exons atgtggcggcggcggcggcgggcgcagggcggcgggggcggcggggggcgccggtGGCCGGCGGCGGTCCTGGTGCTGGCGCtggcgctgccggcggcgcggcccgaCGGGCTGTACTCGGCCACTGACCCTTTGGAGCTGCTGGGGAcgggggcggaggggcggcTGCTGGGCTCCCCCAGCGCCTGGGCCGTCGAGTTCTTCGCCTCCTGGTGCGGGCACTGCGTCCACTTCGCGCCCACATGGCGGGCCCTGGCCCACGACCTCCGCG AGTGGAGGCCTGCAGTGATGCTGGCAGCCATCGACTGTGCTGACGAGGCCAACCAGCAAGTGTGCGCTGATTTTGGGATAACCGGCTTCCCCACACTGAAG ttctTCAGAGCTTTTAGCAAGAATGCAGAGGATGGGATAAGGATTACCA ATCCCAGTGCCACCATCGAGGACCTGCGCCATGCCATCATCACGAACCTCGAGCAGAGCCAGGACGCTTGGCCGCCCGCCTGTCCTCCACTGGAGCCAGCAAG TGCAGAGGAGATTCGCAGCTACTTCCAGAGGAACAAGGACCAGTACCTGGCACTGATCTTCGAGAAAAGTGACTCCTTTGTGGGCAGAGAG GTGGCGCTGGACATGCTGCAGTACGAGAACGTGGCAGTGAGGAGGGTGCTGAGCAGCGAGGAGGAGCTTGTGGAAAAGTTCGGTGTCACCACCTTCCCCTCCGGTTACCTGCTCCTCCGCAACGGCTCCTTCTCCCGCCTGCCCGT GCATGTGGAGGCGCGCTCCTTCTACACCTACTACCTGCGCACGCTCTCGGGTGTCACCCGCGGCTCCTACAAGCTGAACACAACCGTCGGCACTTCCAACGAGACCAGCGCATCCCAACCGAAGCGTGCCGACCG ctccaAAGTGTACATGGCCGACCTGGAGTCCACGCTGCACTACTCCCTGCGGGTGGAGGCTGCCCGCCCCGCCACACTGTCAGGAGCCCAGCTGGCCGCCTTCAAGTGCTATGTAGCCACGCTGGTGAAG TACTTCCCCGGGCGCCCCTGCGTGCAGACCTATCTGCAGTCCCTGGACGGCTGGCTGAGGAACTGGACGGAGCCCGAGCTGCCCCGCAGCACCTTGAAGGAGGCCACGAAGAATAACAGAGAT GCCTCTCACCCTGCCGTGCTCCCCACCAACGTGACCTGGGTGGGCTGCCAGGGCAGCGAATCCCACTTCCGCGGCTACCCCTGTGGGCTCTGGACCATCTTCCACCTGCTGACCgtccaggctgcccagagcggCCCCGACAAAG aGCTGCCACTGGAGGTGCTGAGCACCATGCGCTGCTACGTCCGGCACTTCTTCGGCTGCCAGGAGTGCGCCCAGCACTTTGAGGCCATGGCGGCCAAGTCCATGGACCAGGTGGCAGGCCGGGAGGAGGCCGTCCTCTGGCTCTGGTCCCACCACAACGAGGTCAACGCTCGCCTGGCGG GAGATGAGACGGAGGACCCCCAGTTCCCCAAGCTGCAGTGGCCTCCACCAGACTTGTGTCCCCAGTGCCACAAGGAGGAGCGGGGGGTGCACGCCTGGAACGAGCCGGCTGTGCTCGCCTTCCTCAAGACGCACTTCTCCCCGGCCAACATCTACCTGGACTATGCCGAGGCTgaccccatccccatggccagggaggggacaggggccAGGCTGGGTACTGAGGGCCTGCgagaggagatggagaaggaggaggaagaggacgAAAAGGAGACGGAGGGTGAGATGAGAGCTCCAGGGCGACTGGGCTCCCCTGAGCCGCGGCGCCCCAGCATTGTGCGGCTGAACCCCAAACTGCGGGAGGTGGGCGAGGACATCGTGGACCTGGACTCCTTCAGCGAGCAGCACTTCAAGAGCCAGGCGCTGCGAGCAGCAGCCGGCCGGCGACGGTGGCTCAGCAAGCGGGACACCATCGCCCTGCCCCGGGAAGCTGGGGTGGGCCGGGAGCGCCAGCAGGCTTCCGGTGTCCTGGtccgggaggaggaggaggaggctggagaggGGGTGCGGAAGAGACCCTGGCTACGGGTGCTCGGCTTGGGCTTCTCCCGCCTGGACATCAGCCTCTGCATCGCCCTCTACTTCCTCTCCTCCATGTGCCTCCTGGGCATGTACACCTTCTTTCGCCTCCGCACCCGTGCCCGGAAAGGCCGCCCCGGCTTCCCCATGGCCTGA